The Panthera tigris isolate Pti1 chromosome E3, P.tigris_Pti1_mat1.1, whole genome shotgun sequence genome segment TTCTAATATGTTAatatcaacataaataaaagatacatagCTATTAACCAATCTTTGGAGTCCTTTGTAACTTTTAAGAACACAAGAGGGTTCTGAGACCAATAAGCTTGAGAACTGATCTAGCTAAACAACAATTCAGTCTTGTCAATATTTTCCCAAAACCAttaatccccctccccccacttagaATGTGTTCACAAATTTCTCTCTCTTAACTACCCAGTTATTCCCTCTTTATATTGTTCCTGGACTCCTTGGTTGAAGAGAATAAAAGCAAACCTGTTAGAATTGTCCTCAGACACACAGTCCACACAGACTCCATGAACCtagaaaactatatttaaaatctcctttatgcttgggcgcctgggtggcttagtcagttaggcttcCAACTCTagttcatgatcttgaggttcatgggttttgagccctgcctcaggcttgttgctgacagcttggaacctggagcctgcttcagattctgtgtctctgtctctctctgcccttcccccactcatgctctgtctctctcaaatataaacataaaaaaaatttttttttaatctcctttatgCTGAGTCTGATTTCCTTTTGGCAGTAATGTCTAATGGCACGTGGACTCCTGCTTACTTTCATGCCACCATTAAGGGTCTCATACTCTTATCAACTGAGCTAGTCAGGCAACTCATGTCACCATTAAGAACCATagagtttaggggcgcctgggtggcgcagtcggttgagcgtccgacttcagccaggtcacgatctcgaggtctgtgagttcgagccccgcgtcaggctctgggctgatggctcaggctctgggctgatggctcggagcctggaacctgtttccgattctgtgtctccctctctctctgcccctcccccgttcatgctctgtctctctctctgtcccaaaaataaataaaaaacgttggggaaaaaaaaaaaaaaggaatgatagttatttaaaaaaaaaaaaaaaaaagaatcatagagtttatttccttcccccgcctttcctttttcttcttcctcagcaaGCATGATTTCACAAGAGTGTAAAAACAGGATTCCAGCTACTTTCACTACCCATACCTAACGTAACAAGATATTTGCTGTGGTAACTACCTGAACTAAACCTTGTACAGAATCCTATCAATAaattaatggggggggggggggggcggtgcctgggtcgctcagtcagttaagccccccTCTCtagatttaggcttaggtcatgacctcacagctcatgagattcaaacaccctcctccccacctccccatcctcacctcaagcctgcttgggattctctctccctctctgcccctcccccacacgtgcgCCCAcgcatgccctctctcaaaataaataagctctttaaaaaataaattcatggtgAACTAAAGCTTATTAGCTCAAAGGGCAAGGAAGCACAAAGATATGGCCACTACGCACCAAAACACAGGCTTTCTTTCCTGAGTGCTGATGTTCTAAACCTTGCTGTCTGCCGACGGCAACACTTCCACAGGTGCCCCTTAGCCACCTCACATCCGCCTTTGTGTGTTGGTTTTCACATTCCCAGGAACCCCTAAATCCCCGCTCCATCTCCCCTCACATGGGTGCCAAGGTCTGAAACTCTAACTCCGCCTTTCAAACCAGCGGTTAGAACTCTTGGTGAtccccattttccctcttttctctcaccAATTCTCTCTTAAGGGCAGCAATTAATATCGGAGTTACCAGAGTCAAAAGTCCCTGATTCCCCTCAATGGGTAAAACAGTGCCTTTCTAGCTTCTCTTCCACCTCAAGAACACCCCGCCCCAGGAGATTATTTCCCTCAGCTTCCCGCCTGcgcccgcacccccacccctggaggAAGCACCAGGATCCTCATTCCCGCTCACTTCGTCCTTGCCCTCCAGGATATTGgattacttttgtttgttgagggTAGGTttgcgggcgggggggggggggggtggagatgcTAAGGAGGGGTAAGAGTTCGTTGTCGCCCTCAACAGAAAACTTCTCCTCAGGAGACAGAGGACTAGCAGAGCCCAGCCCTTTCATCTACAACCAGAGAAGAGCCAGCTACCTTCTGGAGCAAGGAGGGCCTAAAGACGAGGAGCAGAGTGAGCCACTGCAGCAGTTCTGCAAGCCCCCCAACCTCGGCTCAGTTTTCCCGCCAACAAGGAAAGGCGCGAGGCCACGCACAAGCACCGTTCCCACCCCAGGGGAGTGGTCCGGGGACTGAAGCGCAAGCGCAGCTGAAGCTGCTTCTGCGTTTGCGCAGCTGTCATTTCCGCCATCTTCCAACCAGATGACACGTAAAACTACAAATCCCATAATCCTCGGTGGTCTCACTTTCTTAGGCGACGGGAGCAGCGCCTGATCGTTCGTGAAGCACATCTTCCGTTTACTAACTTTTCCGTCTGTCCCATActgccttttccttcctcctttcgtTTCTTGATTCCTAATCTAACTTTTAGTTTCCTCCACGCCCTATATTGATATTTTAGTTGAGACTATCCGCAAGCCCACTCTCGCCTCTCCCGCCTTCTCTGCCACCAGGACCCGCTCCCTAAGCCCTGGCGGCAGGGAGAACGCGCAACCTGTGGAAAGGGCGCCGAATAGCTTCTTCCCCATTGGCCGAGGCAGGGGGCCCAAAGCAGACCAACCCTCTTCCCCGCCCACACTCGTTTTTATATAAGGCTGCACGAAGACACCGTGTGCTTGGGAAGGCCTGCGTGCGAGGTGGCGGTGGTAGTAGGGGGTGTACTGCTATGGGTGGCCGTGGTGGGCGTCGGGTCGCAGTCCGAGGGCTGGGGGATCGCACACAGGCgttgggtggtgggagggggtgtTGGTGCCAGGGCTGTTAAGTGTGGAGGCGAAAAGGAGGGCGTGGTGTCCTCAGGTGATCGCGATTGGGGGAAGGCGGAGGAGCGAGAGAACGACTCGGCCGTTTCGGGGGAAGAGGAAGTTGGACAACATCGGCTGttttagtgcctttttttttttttttttttcagttcagcaGAGAATATTTCTCAGGGGGGTGAGTTACAATGACTTATTGTATTTCGCTGAGGACAGTTTATAGGAAAACCGTCTGTAcgctcctctccttctcttcctctacttTTAGGTTTACCCCCTCCGTTCCCTCGGAAGCCTTTCTAAGTAGGtaggcgggaggggtggggggggggtgggggaaccaAATATGAATAATTCATGAGGTCCGCCCCGCTCTTTTGGCCACGCCCCTTCGGATCGTGCTGACGCGCTTGCGTGAACCAAATCTGAGGAAGCGACGTAACAGTTCCCGCCTCTAGGGTGGAGGGCGGGGTGTCATCTCCAGCACGTGCTGTTTCTACCCGCGCAAGCCCAAAGGGTGTGCGCAGGCGCTGCCCgccagggggaggaaggaggcgggGTAGGGAGGTTGCTGGGTTTAGAGCCGGGCGGAGACCGCTGAGACTCATTCCTCAGGAACAAGGGTCGGGTGTCAAGGAGACCTTTTCACACCAGCTCCCCGTCCCCCGCCTACGGTGGGTGGGATCGCGCGGCAGAGACAAAGGATATCAGTAGGGACGGACATAGCTGCGAAGGGAAGTAGGGTGTCAATTTGGGGTGGTGGGCTTTGGGGAGGGCTGAGGTGGGCTATATTTAAACTCCCAGAGCCGTTAAGTTGGTTCGTACTCTGATGCGCGCGCAACCAGGGTGGTGGCGGAGTGCGCATGCGTGGTTCAGGGGCAAGAGGAACGCGCTCTAGCAGTGCGCGCTCGCGGCGAAGCGGTAGTGGTAGAGGAGAAAGAGCTCGGCGCACGCGCGGTTGACTCCTCGAGTTGTTCCGTTCTCGCGGGCATCTTGTTTTGGTCTCGCGGGCGAGTGGGGCGCGCTTCGGGGGAGGCGCGAGACCAGGCGAGAAGAGCAGAGCTGCGCGCGCactcggggaaggggggggaagagagCGGGCTCTAGGGAGGGGGTTAAGCCCCCTAGTCCCCTCTTCGTTGCCCTCGCCTGGGACGGAATAAGGGGAGGAAATGATCGAGATGGCGGCGGAGAAGGAGCCGTTTCTGGTgccggccccgccgccgccgccgctcaaAGATGAGTCGGGCGGAGGGGGCGGCCCCACGGTGCAACCGCACCGAGAGGCCGCCTCCGGGGAGCTCTGCGGCGGGACGCAGCGTGGGCCGGGCCCGCGCGCTCATTCGGCGGGGGCCCCGGCTTCTGGGGCTGGCAAGGAGAGTCCTGGGGCTACATCCACTCGGGGAGGCCAGTCGCAGCAGCATCGAGGGGACAGCCCCCAGGCGCAGTCGCACGGGGAGGCCCGCTTGTCCGATCCCCACGGGCGAGCCGCTCCCCCTGACGTCGGGGAGGAGCGACGGGGAGGGGGCGGAACAGAACTgggtccccctgcccctcctcggcCCCGAAATGGCTATCAGCCCCACCGGCcccctgggggaggtgggggcaaaAGGAGAAATAGTTGTAATGTAGGAGGGGGTGGTGGAGGCTTCAAACATCCAGCCTTCAAGAGGCGCAGGCGGGTTAATTCGGACTGTGATTCTGTGTTACCCTCCAACTTTCTCCTGGGAGGCAATATCTTTGATCCACTGAACCTGAATAGTCTCCTGGATGAGGAAGTGAGCCGCGCACTCAATGCAGAGACCCCTAAGTCCTCTCCACTTCCGGCCAAGGGGCGAGATCCAGTGGAGATCCTCATCCCCAAAGATATTACTGACCCGCTCAGTCTCAATACTTGCACTGATGAGGCCCAGGTAGTACTTGCATCGCCACTCAAGACTGGTCGGAAGCGGCATAGACACCGGGGACagcaccaccagcagcagcaggcatCTGGAGGGAATGATAGCCACTCTGTACTTCCCACAGCccccctcactccctcactcCATGGGGAGGGCGCCACACAGCAGCAGCGGCATAGGGGCCAGAACCGGGATGCCCCCCAGCCCTATGAACTCAACACAGCCATCAACTGCAGGGATGAGGTCGTGTCTCCCCTTCCATCTGCCCTACAGGGTCCCTCAGGCTCCCTTTCAGCCCCTCCAGCTGCCTCAGTTACCTCTGCACCCCCGTCTTCCTCCTCACGACATCGCAAACGTCGCAGGACTTCCAGCAAGTcagaggcaggggccaggggTGGAGGCCAGGTTCCCAAGGAAAAGGgccgggggagtgggggaggccgccaccaccaccacctctacCCACTACCTGCAGCAATCTTCAAAAAGCAACAGTGCAAGTTCCAGTATGGGAATTATTGCAAGTACTATGGTTACCGCAATCCTTCCTGTGAGGATGGGCGCCTGCGAGTGTTGAAGCCTGAGTGGTTTCGGGGTCGGGACGTCCTAGATCTGGGCTGCAATGTGGGCCACCTGACCCTGAGCATTGCCTGTAAGTGGGGCCCATCCCTCATGGTGGGCCTGGATATCGATTCCCGGCTCATCCACTCTGCCCGCCAAAACATCCGACACTACCTGTCAGAGGAGCTGCGTCTGCCACCCCAGACTTCTGAGGGGGAcccaggggcagagagtgaggaagggaccACAACCGTCCGAAAGAGAAGCTGCTTCCCAGCCTCACTGACAGCTAGCCGGGGTCCCATTGCTGCACCCCAAGTGCCCTTGGATGGAGCAGACACATCAGTCTTCCCCAACAATGTTGTCTTCGTCACGGTAAGGGGGTCTGAAGGCTCTTGGGATAGGGGCCAGGTGTGAAGATGAGATTAAATaggaacaaaacagaggaaaGTTATGACCCAGAAGGATTTCTGCATGCACTCCTTGCTGGGAGAACCAGATCAAGAGAGGGGTCTGAATCTGTGACTGCCTCTGCCGAGTGGCACTTTCCTATAATCTGGAAAGCTGGGGGCTCTACCTGGGCTCCTTTGTCATGACTGCTGGCCCCAAGATGGGGTCTGACTCCTTTTGCCCTGCTCCCGGCCTGGCCTGTAATCCAGACCAGTCCACTTTCCCCTGAGGGCTATTGCCAATGCTCTAGTAGAAGATTTGGTCCAGACCGAAAGTTTGCTCTCCAACCCACTGAATGAAGGTGCATGAAGGGATAGGTGTCAGACATGGAATGtcttggggtgggaggaggaggagggtagtGGCTAATATTTTGAGAGGGACTTAGATCCAGATTTGGTTGAAGAGTGTTGGTGATCAGGACCCTAAGTGTCTTGGCCTTAGATCATCTCATGTTGACCCTAGATGGTGGAATGGGGAAGAGTCAAAGTCCTCTGCAGGAGGAGGGGGGTATTGTGTCTTCAGTGTCTGTCTCCTGACTGCACATAGCTCTCCATAAAACATTCCAGTTAGGCCGTCTGCAGGAACAGTTGGCAGTGTGTTGGGTTAAGCCTGCAAGAATGGACTTTGCAGAGGGTGTTGATGAGCTTATCATCTAGAAAAGGTTTCCTAAGGGATGGGGCTCTTCACTTCtctcagagaaaggaaacaggccTGGAACTCTGCCAGCTTCAACTACAGGGAAGGAACTACAGGTTCCCTTTCAAACCTGAGTTAGGTCCTTTTACAACGTTGAGTCACTCAGCTGACTTGAGTGGTCTCCCAGATCAATGTTTGTGGGGTGGGAATAAGTACTGGATGGGGTCTCCAGAGAACCTGTGTTTTTTCTGTGAAGTTTCACACCAGTTTTGGGGACCTTGTGGGTAATTTGCTCAGTTTAAAATTATTCAGGCTCCTTTTTTATGTTTGGCTTACCACCAACAGAAAAGGGCAGGAGGGtggaaagcaagaaaatgagaCTTGGGGCCCCCAAGCTGGCTCAGTCGATACagcatgggactcttggtctccaggttgtgagttcaagccccatgttggacgtGAAGCCTAcctaaagttaaagaaaaaaaaaaaaaaaagcttggggaggggggcggtgcctgggtggctcagtcagttaaagtcTGACTCtggaatttggctcaggtcatgatctcacagtttgtgagttcaagccccgtgttgggctctgtgctggcagtgcagaacctgcttgtgattctctctctccctctctctctctctgcccctccctgctcgctctctctctctctccctccctttctctctcaaaataaataaactttacaaaaagaaaaaaagaaaatgagactcaAAGAGGGCACCATTTGGGAGTTAGTCTCACAAGTGTCAGAGAAGATTGTGGCCAAGGGCTAAGGTGAGGCTGTAGGACTTTCTGTCTTAGAGGCTACAGGGTGGGTTGTGTGGGGGCAGTGGTTCTTTTATTGCCTCTGTTGACCTTGCTCCCAATTCTTGCCCTCAGGGTAACTATGTCCTGGATCGAGATGAGCTGGTGGAGGCCCAAACACCCGAGTATGATGTCGTGCTCTGCCTCAGCCTCACCAAGTGGGTGCACCTGAATTGGGGAGATGAGGGGCTAAAGCGCATGTTTCGCAGGATCTACCGGCATCTACGTCCTGGGGGCATCCTGGTCTTAGAACCCCAACCTTGGTCATCTTATGGCAAGAGAAAGACCCTCTCGGTGAGTTGGGATTTTGGTGGAAATTGGGATATCCTTCCTTTAGTTGAGACAAGAAAGGCCTcaaggaagcagaaagagaagtacTTTCTGAACAAGGTGAATAGGCCCCCTGGGTGGGCATCATTCCACGCCAGGGAAAAGCCAGCAAACTAAAGTggtcccctgcccttctccctagGAAACAATCTATAAGAACTACTATCGAATCCAGCTGAGACCAGAGCAGTTCACTTCCTACCTGACCTCCCCAGAGGTGGGCTTCTCCAGCTATGAGCTTGTGGCTACACCCCACAACACCTCCAGAGGTAAGGTTGGCTGATTTGGTGAGAATGGGGAGGGATGTCGAGGCTGGCCCTGAAAGAAAGCTACAGACCCTGTGGAGTCTTGAAGTCCTGCCAACCCCTACTAATTGCATACTCTCTCCTCAGGCTTCCAGCGTTCTGTGTACCTGTTCCACAAGGCCCGTTCCCCCAGCCACTAAGTGGCCCCCTGAACAGAAAGTGTGAAGAAGCTACCCACTGCTCTTAAGGACCTGGGGGAAAAGGAAAGTACCCCAAGGTCTTTCCTTTCTGGCTCCAAAAATCGTTTCCTTTCTCGGATCTGCAAAGAAAGCTTCTCCTATGTTgctgccccagcctcctccctccacctctgcagCAAGCCCATCCGTGCTGGAGTTACCGACATCTTCatctccacccttccccaccaccccccagctTACTGGGCTGGATGGCATGGACTGTTTGCTGACCTGTTCTCCTCGGgtatgggaggtggggggtatCAAGTTCTCTAgcctcttccttctgttctccaAAGGAGATTCCCATTTCTCCTCAGCCCTTGTCCCTAGCTGCGTTTCAGTGGACCACAGATAGATGGACTGAGGGTTAAGAGGGGGAAGTTTGGCAGGGAAGCATGCAGGTACTGTGAAAATCGTTCCCTCTGCTGACCCCCATTGGGAGAGGGGGTTGGGTCTGGAATGTAAGAACAGCACAATAAATTGATGTTCAGGGCAGTGGCCCCCACACTGGTTTCTGGCACTTTCTAGCTGGTGGGGAAGGGATGGTGCCACCCAGTAGAACCTGTGCTTCCTCTGCCCAAACTAGAGTCACAAGGAAGAGGACAGAGTTTTCAGTGAGTGTTGAATGCTAGTGACATCCACACACAGAACTCTAGTCTGGAAGAAGGGGTATAATATGAATTCTTAAGTGGAAATTGAGAAAAGAGGccatctcccctccccaaaaaatCTCACtgacaaaaattattttgtgggAGCTTTGGACAGAGGCAAATTTACAACTTAGGAAGAATGAACAGTGGAGTTGAAGTAGAACTAGAAAAAAGGCAGTATGGACCAGACTGCCCACCTGCTCCAGGATTACCCACCCACCTGTGTTGTAATGTGCAACTAGATGAATAGGCAATTTAACATGAAGCTCTTTAGCAGCTTGTCAAGCTGTTTCTGGAACTTGgaatattcattcaacaactactGAGCACTCGTGGATGTGGTGAAACAAGCTGAGAAGGCTCTAAGAGGCAGAAGCaaggaattaatttaaataactGGGTGTGAATGGCTAGTTGCCTTGCAGGCTCCTTGAGCCTTTAGGGAAGAAGGCCTCCCTAAAGGGTTACAGACTGAGACCCACATGTTCAAGTGACCCGAAATAAGTAGCGCAAAGGAACGAATGCAGTGTCTGCGactgaagggggtggggagggtgggagtgTTAACTTGCTAGCACTACCAAGTTCCTAAAAGACCAAAAACTTGACTTCCAGACAGCTTCCAACCTGAGGCTTGACCTCATTTTAAGGCTCCCAAGAAGAGTCCCATTTGTTAGCAAAGCCACTTTATTCTGAAAAAGTTTTTAACACAAATATACGAACTAGCAATCCCGGGAGCCTTCACGTCTACGCTTCCCATCGCCTCAGTGTCCGGTGCATGAGGAAGGTATCTTCTGGAGGGCGGGGCCGGAGTTGGAGACGCAGAGGAGGCAGACCGTCCACGGTCAGGTGTGGAGACTCATAAAATAATGTTTCTGGGTCACAAAGGATGTTCATGTCTGGCCCTGGCCCAGGTGGCTCCTGTTGGGAATTGGGAGCCCAAAGTGAGGTTACACtcgggaaggggaggagggcgcAAGGCCGAACCTCAAGCCCAGGTCCCTCACCTTTGGGGGCGGGGCTCGGGCCTGCGGTGGTAGGAGCGCCAGTTTCTCTCTCAGCGCCGCGTTCAGAACCTGTTCCTCCGGCACCTGCAGGCTCACCAGGTCTCGGAAGAGCCGCTTGGAGCGCGGCACGTTCAGCCCTGAGACCGCAGGGGGAGCGGAGGTGAGCGGCGCCTCTCAACCCCACTCCCGCGCCCCGCcggccgtctctctctctcaccctcggCCACGCTCTCCTCCAGGCCGCAGCGGGTCCGGAACGACTTTCTCAGCTGTTCCTCCACGGCCTTCGCGGCATCGAACTGGCCCTCGGCTGCAGCCCGCGCGGCCTGCAACTCGAGACTCAACGCCAGGCTGCTCTGCTGCGCGGGCGCCCCCAGGTCCTGCGGCGCCGAGAGCTTCTCGCTGGGTGCGGCGGCGGCCAGCAGCGGCTCGGACCGCACAGGGGAGAGCGGTGCCAAGCGAAAGCGTACCTGGGAGCAGAGAGTGGGGCGGTGAAGAGGCGGGCGCGGGCTCGTCTGCGGGCTGGCGGGCAGGCCTTCCCCCAGCTCACCTGCCGCCCCTTGCGGGCCCCGCCCCGCCGGTCCGCCCGCCCCTTCCGCCGCCCAGGGCTGCAGGTCGGCCGTTCGGGGGTCTCGGACCGCGGGCTCAGGCTCAGGCTCAAATCCAGGCCAGGCTCGGGAACAGGGGCTCTGGGCTCCGGGGCGCGGGGTTCCGGGGGTGGCCCTGGGGCCGCCACGGCCTCCTCCCCTTCGACCAATTCCAGCCCTGGCTCCTCACAGCCCATCATCTTGGTCTGGCTACCAGAGTGCAAGGTCTCTAGAGGCCAGGGGTCACAGAACACAAACTcaccgcccctctcccccgcccctccccttccaGACGTCGCTACCGGAAACCGCTTGCCCCTACCCAAACGGGGCGGAAAgaccagcccctgccccaccccatcgGCTCTTCTAAGCGTCATTTCCGTTactcccctccctgtctccccgaGGCCTTCCGCTCACAAAACCTCGGCCCCACCCCTAAGCCAAAGTTTCAGAGCTGGAGCCCGCGGAGGCCCTACGGGTCCTCACGAGGaccatttcttctttggaaaccTGGATGTGGCGTCTTTTTCCTGCAGTCTTGATCTGACTTCTGCTCGAAGCCGGAGTGTGCGTGTGTCAAGTCTTTTATGCCAAATGGGACAGCTTTAACTGAACGGTCAGGCGCCCTCACGTCGGCCCTCCCTACTCGGTGCCTTCACGGCATCTCCGTGTGTTTCGTCGCCTGCCAACTGCGACGGGAGCTTCCCagtatgagtgagggagaagCTCTCTGACCCCCCAGACCCGGCTTCTTCCCGGGACTCTGGGCGTTCATGGTTGCCTCGGCAAGAACTGCCTCGTTCAGCCTTGCAGCCGTTTGTGACTTTTTCCCCTTCGAGGGCTCTCTAAAATATTCGTCTCTTTAAAATTGGTGTCTGTAGGGGCgcgacccactcttgatttcgacccaggtcatgatcccacggttgtgggatccagcaggggtggggctctccgctgagtgtggagctgcttgagattctctctctctccctctgcccctctcccctcctcgcgcagtctctctctctctctctcttaaataaaaaataaataaataaaaatagttacctGTATGTTgagtacagtttttaaaaagaaaaaaaaaaaaaaaggctcggGGGATTGCAGGGCAGGAGACTGGATCGCTTGCCCGTTTCCTGTGTTCCTTGGGGCAGGTCCTCTCAGTTCTGTGAGCCTCTTTTGTCTTGTGTGAAATGTGCTAAGTTGGGCTCATGACTCTTGAGGTTCTCCCCAGATGGGTTATTACTCCGTCAACAGGCAGTTTGTGTGCCACTTTGCAGTTTGAGTGTTTTCACATGCTTTATCGTACTGAAAACTGCTGTGGAAGAAGGCATAGATAGCTacgtgcattaaaaaaaaaagaaagaaaaaaaatgtttctgaggATCTCAGGGGTGAAACACTAGAGGCTATCCGGTCTTCAGCAGGAAAGTATACAAATTCCTCTACTCTTCATTTGTGACAGGGAGTGGGGAGGTACAAATGTAAATTCCTGcgttttttttaagtggaaatataACTCAAAAACTTTGTAAGAAGGAGcgaacaaaatgaaagcaaaagaggCTAGACTTTGATAtactttgttttgtgtgtttgacTTTGAAGCCTATGTTTTCCATAGCTATatgacaaaaattaatttttaaaactcagcccctatggggcatctgggtggctcagtcccttaaggtcagactcttgattccggctcaggtcatgatgtaacagttagtgagtttaagccccgcatccggctctctactgtcagcacagagcctgctttggatcctctgtccccatctctctctgcccctcccctgctcatgctcgctctctttctctcaaaaaataaaaaatattttttaaaaatccctaaaagttgaaagtaaaatgaaataaatgaacctaAATGTGTTTCTACATGGTGGCCTAACTTAATACGGAAGGGAGCTTTTCTGAATGACTTGAAAACACATAAATTTAACTGTACATCCCAAAGATCTACCCTAAGGACAAAATTaactgccattaaaaaaaaaacaaaacaaaaaacaaaaaacacctgccCTAAAACCTTAAGTTATATTCAGTAGTCATGTGGGAAATAGGTAAAAATGTGTAGGACAAAACATACTTATGTTAATAGTATCAGAACTGGAATTTTCACCTAGTAGAAAagagatacatatataaaatcaatgatgTCATGCAAATTCTCTGCCATATTGAATTTAGGAAGTATCTTATGAACCCCTGGTATATTGTAGTTTAAATTGAAAAGCGTATCCTAGTTCTGTCCACTGAAAAGCCGTTAGAAACAATGATGGACCCAGTAAGCACCCATGGCCCCCAGAATGTGGTAGCTAATTCCATAGCCCTGAGCACTTCAAAACTCATATACATggttatagcagctttattcataatagccaagaacttgagacaacccaaatgtccttcaccAGGTAAATAGTTAAATTACGGAGGTGCCggggggctcggttggttaagtgaccaacttcgtctcaggtcgtgatctcccggttcatgaattcggccccacattgggctgtctgctatcagcctaaataaataaacaaacaaacaaataaatgttaaactatCGTATATCCATACTATAGAAtgctactcagcaatcaaaaggaacaTACTATTGGTacacaacaacttggatgaattaGCTAGGTTATGCTGAgccaaaaaaattataataaaagctggggtgcctgggtggctcagtcggttaagcatccgacttcagctcagctcatgatctcacggtttgtgggtttgagccccacgttgggctctgtgctgacagctcggagcctagagcctgcttcagattctgtgtctccctctctttctgcccctcctctctcaaaaataaataaacatttttaaaaatgcatcaaaatCTCCTGGATGGCATGTTA includes the following:
- the PPP1R35 gene encoding protein phosphatase 1 regulatory subunit 35 isoform X2, with product MMGCEEPGLELVEGEEAVAAPGPPPEPRAPEPRAPVPEPGLDLSLSLSPRSETPERPTCSPGRRKGRADRRGGARKGRQVRFRLAPLSPVRSEPLLAAAAPSEKLSAPQDLGAPAQQSSLALSLELQAARAAAEGQFDAAKAVEEQLRKSFRTRCGLEESVAEGATWARARHEHPL
- the PPP1R35 gene encoding protein phosphatase 1 regulatory subunit 35 isoform X1 produces the protein MMGCEEPGLELVEGEEAVAAPGPPPEPRAPEPRAPVPEPGLDLSLSLSPRSETPERPTCSPGRRKGRADRRGGARKGRQVRFRLAPLSPVRSEPLLAAAAPSEKLSAPQDLGAPAQQSSLALSLELQAARAAAEGQFDAAKAVEEQLRKSFRTRCGLEESVAEGLNVPRSKRLFRDLVSLQVPEEQVLNAALREKLALLPPQARAPPPKEPPGPGPDMNILCDPETLFYESPHLTVDGLPPLRLQLRPRPPEDTFLMHRTLRRWEA
- the MEPCE gene encoding 7SK snRNA methylphosphate capping enzyme isoform X1 — protein: MIEMAAEKEPFLVPAPPPPPLKDESGGGGGPTVQPHREAASGELCGGTQRGPGPRAHSAGAPASGAGKESPGATSTRGGQSQQHRGDSPQAQSHGEARLSDPHGRAAPPDVGEERRGGGGTELGPPAPPRPRNGYQPHRPPGGGGGKRRNSCNVGGGGGGFKHPAFKRRRRVNSDCDSVLPSNFLLGGNIFDPLNLNSLLDEEVSRALNAETPKSSPLPAKGRDPVEILIPKDITDPLSLNTCTDEAQVVLASPLKTGRKRHRHRGQHHQQQQASGGNDSHSVLPTAPLTPSLHGEGATQQQRHRGQNRDAPQPYELNTAINCRDEVVSPLPSALQGPSGSLSAPPAASVTSAPPSSSSRHRKRRRTSSKSEAGARGGGQVPKEKGRGSGGGRHHHHLYPLPAAIFKKQQCKFQYGNYCKYYGYRNPSCEDGRLRVLKPEWFRGRDVLDLGCNVGHLTLSIACKWGPSLMVGLDIDSRLIHSARQNIRHYLSEELRLPPQTSEGDPGAESEEGTTTVRKRSCFPASLTASRGPIAAPQVPLDGADTSVFPNNVVFVTGNYVLDRDELVEAQTPEYDVVLCLSLTKWVHLNWGDEGLKRMFRRIYRHLRPGGILVLEPQPWSSYGKRKTLSETIYKNYYRIQLRPEQFTSYLTSPEVGFSSYELVATPHNTSRGFQRSVYLFHKARSPSH
- the MEPCE gene encoding 7SK snRNA methylphosphate capping enzyme isoform X2 — translated: MIEMAAEKEPFLVPAPPPPPLKDESGGGGGPTVQPHREAASGELCGGTQRGPGPRAHSAGAPASGAGKESPGATSTRGGQSQQHRGDSPQAQSHGEARLSDPHGRAAPPDVGEERRGGGGTELGPPAPPRPRNGYQPHRPPGGGGGKRRNSCNVGGGGGGFKHPAFKRRRRVNSDCDSVLPSNFLLGGNIFDPLNLNSLLDEEVSRALNAETPKSSPLPAKGRDPVEILIPKDITDPLSLNTCTDEAQVVLASPLKTGRKRHRHRGQHHQQQQASGGNDSHSVLPTAPLTPSLHGEGATQQQRHRGQNRDAPQPYELNTAINCRDEVVSPLPSALQGPSGSLSAPPAASVTSAPPSSSSRHRKRRRTSSKSEAGARGGGQVPKEKGRGSGGGRHHHHLYPLPAAIFKKQQCKFQYGNYCKYYGYRNPSCEDGRLRVLKPEWFRGRDVLDLGCNVGHLTLSIACKWGPSLMVGLDIDSRLIHSARQNIRHYLSEELRLPPQTSEGDPGAESEEGTTTVRKRSCFPASLTASRGPIAAPQVPLDGADTSVFPNNVVFVTGNYVLDRDELVEAQTPEIYRHLRPGGILVLEPQPWSSYGKRKTLSETIYKNYYRIQLRPEQFTSYLTSPEVGFSSYELVATPHNTSRGFQRSVYLFHKARSPSH